One genomic segment of Flagellimonas marinaquae includes these proteins:
- a CDS encoding VCBS repeat-containing protein — protein MKLKYTTAIIFILGLVSCNNKKNDSPQEEQKIETLFTLLEPEETGISFINKVENQKNFNIFKYRNFYNGGGVAIGDINNDGLQDIYLTGNMVPNRLYLNKGNMQFEDISEKAGVLGNKPWSTGVVMVDINNDGLMDIYVCNAGNMEGNNHDNDLYINNGDLTFTEKAEEYNLAKTGFTTHASFFDYDKDGDLDAYILNNSNIPVSSLGYAEQREVRAQDWEGVPDIFKGVGDMLLRNDNGKFVDVSEEAGIYGSLIGFGLGVMVTDFNGDMYPDIYVSNDFYERDYLYINQKNGTFSEEIKDWTSHLSLSAMGIDVADINNDGLNDIFITDMLPEEESRVKSVMEFEGYNIFDLKKSKDFGQQYIQNTLQLNNGNGTFSEVAYYSGVDATDWSWAGLMFDMDNDGLKDIFITNGINHDLTDLDFVDFFANEIVQKMALTGKKESIDSIISRMPIKPQPNYAYKNNGDITFKNANKDWGFDLPSRSNGAAYADLDNDGDLDLVINNVNTPAFVYKNNTDSQLAHNYIQLKFKGPKNNPFGIGTLAKIYFDGNIINQELIPSRGFQSSVQYDMTFGLGKTEALDSIRVIWPDNQTQKFENTEANQVLTVDYTNAKEIYSLPKNKAIKSFLKELSSDAVKAHKEDNYNDFDYEGLISHKVSQEGPSLAVADVNGDGNEDFYIGGAKGQPGTLYIHQGNGKLTAKKATAFEEDREFEDVAASFFDADGDGDLDLVVGSGGNVVSMERTYKARLYVNDGKGNFSKSKNELPSTFKNISTISTYDYDNDGDVDIFIGSRSVVGVYGISPDHLLLENMGDGTFNNVTERLGYDLKNAGMVTDSKWEDLDGDGKKDLIVTAEWDTPKIYKNTGRRLTKMTTSLDSLYGWWNTVETADLDGDGDQDLILGNQGLNLHYKPTEYSPMKLYINDYDNNGTIEQIMTIQENGGDYPIHQKRELTDQLPSLKKQNLKASDYAQRTIHQLFPKEIMDKSIVKRVETSASVIAINEGGGKFTIKKLPPRVQLSCVCDIMCTDVNNDGNLDLIMAGNNYEFKPQFSRLDASQGNLLLGDGNLNFDWQDYETSGFKIREEVKYLKQFKDKNGKIYVIAAINNNKPKIFAVNE, from the coding sequence ATGAAACTAAAATATACAACTGCGATTATATTTATATTGGGTCTGGTATCTTGTAACAACAAAAAGAATGACAGTCCCCAAGAAGAACAAAAGATAGAAACCTTATTTACTCTTTTGGAACCCGAGGAAACAGGTATCTCCTTTATCAACAAAGTAGAAAACCAGAAGAACTTCAATATTTTCAAGTATCGGAATTTTTATAATGGTGGAGGTGTGGCCATTGGGGACATAAACAACGATGGCCTACAAGATATTTACCTAACCGGCAACATGGTACCCAACAGACTTTACCTGAACAAGGGCAACATGCAGTTTGAGGACATCTCGGAAAAAGCTGGTGTTTTAGGCAATAAACCCTGGTCCACCGGAGTGGTAATGGTGGACATAAACAACGATGGGTTAATGGATATTTATGTCTGCAACGCAGGGAATATGGAAGGCAATAACCACGACAACGACCTCTACATCAATAACGGGGATCTAACATTTACCGAAAAAGCAGAAGAGTACAATCTTGCCAAAACGGGCTTCACCACACACGCTTCCTTTTTTGATTATGACAAGGATGGTGATTTGGATGCCTATATTTTGAACAATAGCAATATCCCAGTGAGTAGTTTAGGGTACGCCGAGCAACGCGAAGTCAGGGCCCAGGATTGGGAAGGTGTTCCGGACATTTTTAAAGGAGTTGGTGATATGTTGTTGAGGAACGATAACGGAAAATTCGTAGATGTAAGCGAAGAGGCAGGCATCTACGGTAGCTTGATCGGTTTTGGCCTTGGTGTAATGGTCACCGATTTCAACGGCGACATGTACCCCGATATTTATGTATCCAACGACTTTTATGAGAGAGACTACCTCTATATTAATCAAAAAAATGGGACATTTTCGGAAGAGATCAAAGATTGGACGTCACATTTAAGCCTTTCCGCAATGGGTATCGATGTAGCCGACATTAATAACGACGGTCTCAACGATATTTTTATAACGGATATGCTACCAGAGGAAGAGTCTCGGGTAAAATCCGTTATGGAGTTTGAAGGGTACAATATTTTTGATTTAAAGAAAAGTAAGGATTTTGGACAACAATACATTCAAAACACCTTACAATTGAACAACGGAAACGGCACGTTCTCGGAAGTGGCGTACTACAGCGGAGTAGATGCCACGGATTGGAGCTGGGCCGGTCTAATGTTCGATATGGACAATGATGGCCTCAAAGATATATTTATAACCAACGGTATTAATCATGATCTTACCGATTTGGACTTTGTGGACTTTTTTGCCAACGAAATCGTTCAAAAAATGGCACTTACGGGCAAAAAAGAGTCGATTGATTCCATCATCAGTAGAATGCCCATAAAACCGCAGCCCAACTATGCGTACAAAAACAATGGGGACATTACCTTTAAAAACGCAAACAAAGATTGGGGATTTGATCTTCCCTCCCGCTCCAATGGGGCCGCATATGCAGATTTGGACAACGATGGAGATTTGGACCTGGTCATAAATAATGTAAACACTCCGGCCTTTGTCTATAAAAACAATACCGATTCTCAATTGGCCCATAACTACATCCAACTAAAGTTTAAGGGGCCAAAAAATAACCCCTTTGGCATTGGAACTTTGGCCAAAATCTATTTTGATGGAAATATAATTAACCAGGAATTGATTCCTTCCAGAGGCTTTCAGTCCTCGGTACAGTACGATATGACCTTTGGTCTTGGAAAGACCGAAGCTCTGGATTCCATTAGGGTTATTTGGCCGGACAACCAGACCCAAAAATTTGAAAATACAGAAGCAAATCAAGTATTGACAGTGGATTACACCAATGCAAAGGAAATCTATAGCCTTCCGAAGAATAAAGCTATAAAATCTTTTCTCAAGGAATTAAGTTCCGATGCGGTCAAGGCACACAAGGAAGATAATTACAACGACTTTGACTACGAAGGATTGATCTCCCACAAAGTATCCCAAGAAGGTCCATCACTGGCCGTTGCCGATGTTAATGGCGATGGCAACGAAGATTTTTATATCGGGGGCGCCAAAGGGCAGCCGGGCACCTTGTACATTCATCAAGGAAACGGCAAGCTTACGGCCAAAAAGGCAACCGCTTTTGAAGAAGACCGTGAGTTCGAGGATGTGGCCGCATCATTTTTTGATGCAGATGGAGATGGAGACCTCGACCTAGTGGTTGGCTCAGGAGGCAACGTAGTCAGTATGGAACGCACTTATAAGGCACGGCTATATGTAAACGATGGAAAAGGAAATTTTTCAAAATCCAAGAACGAACTACCCTCCACATTTAAAAATATTTCTACAATTTCTACTTACGATTACGACAACGATGGTGATGTGGATATTTTTATTGGGTCTCGAAGTGTTGTTGGAGTATACGGCATCTCTCCAGACCACCTGCTTCTCGAAAACATGGGAGATGGCACTTTTAACAATGTTACGGAACGTTTGGGGTACGACTTAAAAAATGCCGGAATGGTTACCGACTCCAAATGGGAAGATCTAGATGGAGATGGCAAAAAAGACCTAATCGTAACCGCCGAATGGGACACCCCGAAAATCTATAAAAACACAGGTCGAAGATTGACTAAAATGACCACCTCTTTGGACAGTTTGTACGGATGGTGGAACACCGTGGAAACGGCCGATCTAGATGGAGATGGAGACCAAGATCTTATTTTGGGCAATCAGGGTCTGAACCTGCATTACAAACCAACCGAGTATTCGCCAATGAAATTATACATCAACGATTACGATAACAATGGTACCATTGAACAGATTATGACGATCCAAGAAAATGGTGGGGACTATCCAATTCATCAAAAAAGAGAACTTACCGACCAACTACCTTCACTAAAAAAACAAAACCTAAAGGCGTCGGACTATGCACAAAGGACCATTCATCAACTTTTTCCTAAAGAGATCATGGATAAATCGATTGTGAAAAGAGTGGAAACTTCAGCCTCTGTGATCGCAATTAACGAAGGGGGGGGCAAATTCACCATAAAAAAGCTGCCTCCGCGGGTACAACTATCCTGTGTTTGTGATATTATGTGTACCGATGTCAACAATGATGGCAATTTAGATTTGATTATGGCAGGGAACAACTACGAATTTAAACCCCAATTCTCTCGATTGGATGCCAGTCAAGGCAACCTATTGCTGGGGGACGGAAATCTAAACTTTGATTGGCAAGATTATGAGACCAGTGGTTTTAAGATCAGGGAAGAAGTTAAATATCTTAAACAGTTCAAGGATAAAAACGGTAAAATTTATGTGATTGCCGCCATAAACAACAACAAACCTAAGATCTTTGCTGTAAATGAATAG